Genomic DNA from Candidozyma auris chromosome 1, complete sequence:
cCATGGTGCCTTGCTTGTGTACTTGAGGCCAGCCTTATTGATGATGTGACGAACGAGCGAGAATCCATTGGAGTGAACACCATCAGATTTCAAACCAATCAAAACATCGCCTTGCTTCATAGCAGAAATTTTTGGCAATATCTTGTCCTTGCGGACGGCACCAACGGCAGTACCGTTGGTATCGTAATGACCGACATCGTACATGCCAGGCATCTCACTGGTCTCACCACCAACCAAAGCACAGCCAGCAGTTATACATCCATCAGCGACCCCACTGACaaatttggctgcaacttCAACGTCAAGTTTACCAGTTGCAAAGTAGTCAAGGAAGAACAAAGGCTCAGCACCCTGCACCACCAAGTCGTTGACGTTCATGGCAACCAAATCAATTCCCACAGTGTCGTGAATGTCCATGATCTGAGCAATTCTCAACTTAGTACCAACACCATCAGTGGCGGCAACCAACAAAGTGTCTTCTCCAGCGAAACCAGCAGCCTTCAAGTCGAACAAGCCACCAAAACCACCGATATCGGAGTCTGCTCCCGATCTCTTGGTAGACTTCACTTTGGCCTTGATCTGCTCAACCAACAAGTTGCCATTGTCGACAGAGACACCAGCCTCAGCGTAAGTAGCTCCGCTAGCAGTGCTATCAGCATCTCTAAAAGCACGGTGAGCAATGTCAGTTCTATTGtatttcttgttgaaggataCAAGGTCAACACCAACGTAAGCCTTGTCCACAGATTCTCTTAAAGTAGAGGCAGTTGCAGTAGCAGCAATAACCCTACCACCAGAAGTGACAATCTTGCCATCCTTCTCAGCAGTACCGGCGTGGAAGATGTAGGTGTCGGCTGGCGTGTCCTTGATAGTGATCTCATCACCCTTTCCATAAGCCTCTGGGTAACCGCCAGCAGCCATAACCACGGTAGTAGAGTAAGTGTTTGGCTTGGTCTTGATGGTGACAGAGTCTAATCTATGTTCAGCAGCTGCCAACATGACCTCTGCTAAGTCAGTGTCAGCAGTCAACAAAGGCAACACAGTTTGAGTCTCTGGATCACCGAATCTGACGTTGTACTCCAATACCTTAGGCTCCTTGGATGGGGTCAACATGATACCAGTGAACAAAACACCACACATAGGGAAGCCATCCTTTCTCATACCATCAATGGTAGGCTTGATGATCTGCTCGTCGATCTTGCTCAACACTTGAGGAGTCGCTATTGGCGCAGGAGCGTAAGCGCCCATACCACCTGTGTTAAGACCAGTGTCACCGTTGCCAGCTCTCTTGTGGTCTTGCGAAGTAggcaagttgaagaaagagtaACCATCGGTGATAGTCAAGATCGACAACTCGTCACCTTCAAGGTACTCCTCAATGACAATCTCGTCACCTGCGGAACCAAAGTTCTTAGCCACCATAATCTCATCAAGGCCAGCAAATGTCTCTTCCTTGGTCTCCGGAATCAAAACACCTTTACCAGCAGCGATACCATCTGCCTTCAACACAATCTTGTAGTCGACTTCCTGAATGTGTTTTCGGGCGGCCTCCACGTCGGTGAAGTTTTTAAACTGAGCAGTTGGGATGTTGTGTTTCGCCATGAACAGCTTTGAGAACGCCTTGGAACCCTCCATGGTGGCTGCCTTAGCACTAGGACCAAACACTGGGATGCCTACTTTGGTGAACACGGAAGTGATTCCATCCACCAAAGGCTGCTCAGGCCCTGGAACAACAAGGCCAATGTTCTTTTCCAAAGCGAACTTTTGAAGCCTGTCAAAGTGCTTAGGAGAACCAGACAAGTCAGGAACATTGACCACCTTATCGTCAGCGGTAGAGGTACCACCATTACCTGGCGCCACGTAAATCTTCAGGACCAAGGGGGATTGGGCCAATCTCCAGGTGATGGCGTGTTCTCTACCACCGTTACCGACGACAAGAACGTTCAAGGACATTTTTCGAGGTTTTTCGAGAGTTTT
This window encodes:
- the ADE5,7 gene encoding bifunctional aminoimidazole ribotide synthase/glycinamide ribotide synthase produces the protein MSLNVLVVGNGGREHAITWRLAQSPLVSKIYVAPGNGGTSTADDKVVNVPDLSGSPKHFDRLQKFALEKNIGLVVPGPEQPLVDGITSVFTKVGIPVFGPSAKAATMEGSKAFSKSFMAKHNIPTAQFKNFTDVEAARKHIQEVDYKIVLKADGIAAGKGVLIPETKEETFAGLDEIMVAKNFGSAGDEIVIEEYLEGDELSILTITDGYSFFNLPTSQDHKRAGNGDTGLNTGGMGAYAPAPIATPQVLSKIDEQIIKPTIDGMRKDGFPMCGVLFTGIMLTPSKEPKVLEYNVRFGDPETQTVLPLLTADTDLAEVMLAAAEHRLDSVTIKTKPNTYSTTVVMAAGGYPEAYGKGDEITIKDTPADTYIFHAGTAEKDGKIVTSGGRVIAATATASTLRESVDKAYVGVDLVSFNKKYNRTDIAHRAFRDADSTASGATYAEAGVSVDNGNLLVEQIKAKVKSTKRSGADSDIGGFGGLFDLKAAGFAGEDTLLVAATDGVGTKLRIAQIMDIHDTVGIDLVAMNVNDLVVQGAEPLFFLDYFATGKLDVEVAAKFVSGVADGCITAGCALVGGETSEMPGMYDVGHYDTNGTAVGAVRKDKILPKISAMKQGDVLIGLKSDGVHSNGFSLVRHIINKAGLKYTSKAPWNEKKTIGEELLVPTKIYVKQLLPSIQKDLLLGMAHITGGGLVENIPRALPKHLQAQVDMAKWEVPEIFKWFGKTGKVPYEDLLKTFNLGIGMVVIVEQQKANAVLSELKSAGEDALVIGELVVREEGAAGCVVNNIGELY